The sequence below is a genomic window from Daphnia pulicaria isolate SC F1-1A chromosome 6, SC_F0-13Bv2, whole genome shotgun sequence.
CGAGACAGACACAGTgaaccaaatttaaaaaaatggcgcacaaaaataaagataaatgGGGGGTAGGAACACAGAGCCATAAGATattgaaatgataataattTGCGGGTGGTGATGATGTAACACAAATGGGAAACAGAAGGGCGCGTGTAGAGGAACGAAAAGACGTAACAGTgttgagaggggggggggctatttaaaaaacatcttttggtggggggaaataataaaaaattagttttaagAGACACAATTTAAACGCAAGATCTGGCCATGGATTATGACACGAAATGTAATACAaagcttttttgaaaaaaacattactttttttgttttccattttcccaatgaaaaatgtgtgtgtgaacATTGGTTTTTTGTCTCCTTCCAAGAGCATGGCAACAggcttttctgtttttgtatATTTATAATAACGGGAccgacatttttgtttaatttttttgtttttttgtttttttttaagtttttgtcTCGGCTTTAGTTTGCTTTTTAGCACGTCATTTACATACACAATCACTCAGTTACACCATCGAGATCCAGCTTCAAGCTCGCACGAattgtgtgtctttttttgttgttgttgtcaaacATTTGAGAGAGAGTCCagggggagaaagagagaaaaaaaaagagaatcgcATTTTAGACTTTTCAGAAATCAATGGCGCACGCGCGACGTATTTTTGGGTAGCCATCAATCACCGGATTGGATGGGTGGTGAaatataaaatcaatttttgtatCATCAAACATGAAGACATACACAATATTTTTGAGTGAAAAAGGGGGCGAGGGAGgagtatttttgaattttacagtatagtattatattatatacgaCGAAAATGCGAgtaagagagagatagagccGTCATATCCGAACGAATGACGTATGAGAAAAGCTTTAAATCCAAGTATTTTAcatattgatttctttttttttcttttttcttttttggcctgggtattatatatatagatgTGTACGTAGAACTTTACCGGgagacttgaaaaaaaaaaaaaacgtaaaaataattgggcgttatattttaaaaaaaggaaatttgagATCcgctctaaaaaagaaaatgattccgAGAGTTATAAAAGCGTCACCGggaggaatttttctttttttcaaaatccgaAATGGTTTCTGTTGTGTCTGTGTTAACAAATCCTCGACTTCCATGATTGTCtcggatgaataaaaaaagattgggcggcgaaaaattgaaattaaacgggaaaaaaaaggtgccGGAGGAGGGAGCACGATCTCTTCACGGCTTGATAATATCTGGATCGGTATCGGGGTAGGATTTTAACCAAAATTAACAGACTGttattatgtgtgtgtgtgtgtgtgtgtgtgtgtgggcagGAGAGAAAGACTTATTCGATATTATATACTGTtcatataaaaagaaatcagaaaattcaTAATAGTagttcataataataataataataacagaacACGACTTATATCTCTTCCTTCCGCTCGTcaacaagtttaaaaaaaaaaacgtctctGTACTACTCTGtaggcaaaaaaataaataatcaatgaACAAGAAGTTTTGTGTTTGGTTCTACTACAAAGGAgctagaaacaaaacaaaagagacccGTCTTTACGCATTGGTTGTCAACATTTTTGCCTGATGGATTGGATGTCCCATTAGTGAGCCGaaatttttagatttgttattttttgagtcgagagagaaatttccccttgttggaaaaaaaaaaaccggtttTTGTCGTGGGGGAGAGAAGATTGAAACCGTTGGGATCGTCcgagatgaaaaaaagaaaaatccttaaCTATAACGCCGCATGGTAATTAATATACATAATAACTGTAGATGACGcaataagagagaaagagacgagACAGTTAAGAGTGAGAGAGACTGAGATTGACCCCAGAAAATGACATGATCGGATAGCCCCCGGTAGGTACAAGTATTTagttatataataaaacataacattgtttttgaaaaccaCAGCGCTCGGCGATTCGTTTTCGATTTttctgagaaaaagaaatgtgaaaaTAACCGACCGACTgagaaacaaacacacacacgtatataaAAGAGCTGCTGGATGTGGTCGCAGACACGTTCTTGTTCTCGACAATTTGTTCTTCTAACTCTCATTTGCTTTATTTGATTTGCGGAGAgcaaagaaacaagaagagagCGTGGATTTCATCCGCTAtttcagctctctctctctctctttctcgccGACGCTCCAAACACAAACACTCGACACAGCAGAGAGCACACGCGGGAATTGATTGgtgataacacacacacacacatagacacaAACGAACGGAGGAAAAACAGTCGGGGATGAGAGACACTTTGAGTCAAGGCGCGACGAACGTGAGAGTTTTACcgcgaaacaaaaatttttcaaaattatcatCATCtcttatttcattaaaaatttagtttttttttttaaataccccattttgttttctttagaaagaaagataaaaacgACACTCGACACACAGGGACATTGAACCGTGCAGGATTGGGTTTTgagttatttgattttcttttacttttttggttgtaaaaaggaaaatcatcAAAACGAACAcaacaatttgaataaaaacagCAACTTGGAGATAATTTGACGCGCGAgactctttttcctcttttcttttttctgaattttgtgcTTCCGTCAGTTGTCATACAACACGCCGATCAATTGGTTATATAATAGTCTATGATACATGATAGGAATTTCATCGAATCCTCAATGGGTTGAATCGTTGAGGCCTCAACATTCTATAATGACGGGCGTAGGCCAATCTTCACTTTTCACCCCGTTCTCTCTGATATAAAGAGGCCGTGAATTTACGTAttaacgtgtgtgtgtgtgtggttataTATAATTGGGTTAAATTTCAAGGCTTTGtccatccatcatcatcatccgatCTCTACCTACTAGCCCGCCATTTGACCAGAGTGTCAATGCGGagtttgttggtgttgttgctgctgttgcaagTGATGTTGGCTGGCctgctggtgctggtggtAGGCGGCCTGCGACGAGAGGTGCTGGCCGACCAGGTGGTGTTGcgactgttgttgctgctgttgctgcagactctgctgctggtggtgctgctgctgttggtggtgttgttgttgctgctgctgctgttgttgctgctgctgttgctgttgttgctgctgctggaactgAATCTGCTGCTGGTGGAGGTGAAGGGCGGGGTGCGGCTGGCCGGGCAGGGCGAAACCCAGGGCTTGGTGCAGCCGGATGGCCTGTTCCAGCCGCGAGTCCGTGTAGCCGACAGAGGACGACGAGTGGTGGATGCCACCGCCGTGGCCGTGGGCGCCCGACGCCGAAGCGGCGGCCAATCTCAAAACGGCTTCCACTCCGGCCGCTTGGAGGCGACGGGCCACGGCCGCCTCTTCGGCCGTCAGCGCCGCACTGGAAGAGTCGTCCTGTTCCATGTCGACCGGGCCGTTGTTGCCGTTGGCtccttgttgctgctgctgcatggcGTCGTTGAGTTGCTGGACCGTCATGGCCGCTCCCTGTCCGAAACCCACAGACTGCGAACCCAAACCCATGGCCGATCCCGTGCCCGTCCGCCCCAACGAGCTGCTGGGACTCGTcagtcggttgttgttgttgttcatgaCTCCGCCGTGAGAGGAAGGCGGTGCCGTTGCGGGActaggagctgctgctgccgccacaGCGGCCGCAGTGGCCGGACTGGCCCCAGGTCCCGCCGACGCCGTTTCAATGGCCCCTCCGGGTCCGTGTCCGGAATCGGCGTCAGAGTGATGACTGGTGGGACCACCGGCCGAGGGTCCCGGACCCGGCGAGTCTCCGCGATCGCGGAATCGCCGCTCGGCCGCCGCCCTGGACAGCATGTACTGGGCGGCAAATTGATGTTTGGGTTCCATCCGCATTTGTTCCATGTGAGTGAGTAAACCTGCCAATCATCAAAATGGAGGTTTAGTatcaaacaaaacgaaataaataaagagtAACGGAACGACGACTGGAAATTATTGGTGGCGTACGCCTATCATTTCAAACAAGTTAGGAGCCAGTGCGGAGAGGAGGTAAAAATAAGAGGTTGGTTGGCCGGCAGGTTCCCCAATCGTTCTGATGCATGTCGTCGGTCCGTTATTTAATTGAATCACAAAAATAGATCtaaactactactactactagtagATACATAGAAGTAGATGGGGCCCCAAATTGCTAGTGGGGCGATGACGTAATAACAACCTGCCCGCCTTCTATAGCCTTGTCTGTCTCTATCATCagacaagttttcttcttctttctctttccatttgtgccgtttccttttttattttctttctttctctctgtccGTGTTGTGTTGTAGAGTCTGCAGTTTAAAAAGCGATTCGACCACAGGAACACAAGACCCCCGTCCATGAAAAACATGCTACATTATGCTGATTATGTAAATAGACGCAGCCAGCCAGGGAGAAAACTCTTTGATGATATAGTGAGACACAGCGAGTGGAAAAAGGAGggagagaaaaccaaaaaaaaaagcttcaaaTTGGCTTCAAATTTGATGGATAGGCCCAAGTtcttgttttagttttttatttttattttactataAAACATTAGCCCAGTCAAACAAATCCAGGCCGACTGTACGAACCccgtcaaatgaaaaaaagctgCCGGACTTTTTGGGAGTTCAATCGATACAACGTTGGCATTTCGAaggatttgaaatttgaaaaaaagcgcGCGGGAGGACCAGCCGCCGACACAATTTCATTTACGATCGGCCCTTTTGTGCCCAGGCAATATAACCACTGGCCGTGTGTGAGGTTGCGTGTGTGTTTGCCCAGTGTTTCGGATGTGGTGGTGGCCCTGGACCGACTGACTGTGCGGTCGTCGGCCCGCGACGAATCATTACAAACAGCTGCTCGTTGATCAAAATGCTGGCCGGCCTTACACCCAAACAACCGGCACAATAGTCTGCACACATAAGCCACAACAACGGCCCtttcttttcgattttttccttccagattagaaaaataaaactttttattgacATTGGAGTCCCCCCAACCAGACCATCGGCCATTGTTTCGTGTTCAATTCAAACCGGTCAAGCCTCTGTCTCTCCTACCCCCCCACTCCTCACTTGTAGCCcttggaaaaaataacagaacCGGTCCAGCCTCCCTTTTTTCCAACTGTACGTGCGCTGATGCGTGAAACAAATTGCGTTTGGGGGGCTtcgcacaagaagaagaagaagaagaaacgaaaaagggtTGACTGGTGGTGATGGTCGGATCGAATCGAATTCCCCTCCAAAAAATAAGGTGATGGGATGATCAATGGGTGGTACCGGTTTCGTGTGGGAAAACGGCCGGGCAGATGGAGCACGGCCACATGCGCAGGGCAGAGGTGATGTGGGCCGTCTCCGGGTGAGCGGCCAGATGTTTGCGCAAGCTGCCCTCGTTGACGTAGTGCTTGCCGCAGACTGGACAAGCGTGGGTCGGCGCCCGGCGCTTGACGGCGCTCGGCGGAGGCGCCGAAACGGCCCAGCCGCCGCCAACGCCGCCCGTCAGACTACCCAGTCCGTTGATGACGTCCGAGGCGACGCCCAGGCCGCTCAGCGACGACGCTaaactgttgttgctgctgatctgctgctgttgctgctgtgcgttcgattgttgttgctggtgttggtgttgttgcgaGGCCAGGAGCGACGATACAGAcgccgcagccgccgccgactgctgttgttgctgctgctgctggacgtgaTGGGCCAGCGATGGAAGGAGACTGTGCTGGTGCGGCATCAGCAGAGAAGATCCCGCCGAACTTTCGCTAGTCGCACCCGATCCTTCGCctgaaatgaaattcatttttgaaaaaatcaaaactcaAGTCGAAAGCCTCTAGTCACACAAATCCCGAGAAATGCCAGACGAAACTGGACACTCTTGGTTGATGCGTTATGCCAAAAaatgtgaagaaaaaagaaaaagaagaagaaaacaagtgaAGAACATTTCGCTGAACGGTTGGCCGAGTTTCTCCGGAATGAACTTTGACGGTGTGGGTCTAACGCGCTTTTTGGCGGATTATTACAAAGTTGCCAACAGACTGCCAAGCTACGAGTTGTTAACGTCCAGTGTATTACACAGAAGCGGAACACATCAAAaaggaggggggagggggatggATGAAACGAGCCGGGAATAACCCCAacccgagaaaaaagaaagaaaatcggcCCAATGGGCTCCTCCAGTGCAACAGCCGAAACACACAAAACTACAAACGAATATtgattctctctttctctctttcgtcGTTTCATTTCGGGGTGCCTGTGGCGACTTTTATAATATCAAGAGAGAAGCAAAGAGagacgagaaagaaaagggagcagagagagagagaaagatgatTCAATGATTCATGTgtacagcggcagcagcagcagccctccATTGTATAAATAAACTCCGtggctctgtgtgtgtgtgtgtgtgctgaacTCGTCGAGCCATTCGTTGAAAAGGGAATCACGACATCTGTTCATCATCAGAGGCTcacaaaaactaaaagaagaagaagaagaagacgcaaaagaaatggaatcaaaAGAGTTAGGAGCTAGGAGGGGACTTTTTAATCAAGTTGTCGGAATGGACTACGCCATACAGCAGAGAGaatgagaaataaataataataataataatcatccggaaagaaaaaaatggggcGTCGCGACGCTTTTCCGCATTGAAAAGAAGTTATTTCGTCTcatgtgtgtgtctttttctttttttcaattctataAAAACTTTGGCATTTTTTGACGGTTcttgttaaatttattttgcggGAACATTTTCCACGAATGCGCATTGATTTCCTAGGCATTGGCCGACGGCGACATTCCCGCACAAAAGATATTTTGGTTTGTTGTAACTGAAATTTgtttctcgtcgtcgtcgttatcATTTTCGATCCATTCCGGATGCGCAGTAGTATGCACTCCCCCCCTGAAGAAGAAAccggttttttctttccccatcGACTGAACTGGCGTATTAATGTTTCAACACATCCCGTCGCCCAGGCCCTTCTATTACCTGGGCGCTTCTGTtacgcttcttctttttttctattttccaaaCTGTATACTATCtccttattgtttttctttctattcttcttcgACTCTCTTTACTtgttcctcctccccccctgGAGAGAGAAACTGACGTCTATCTCTCTATAGATGTAGTTGCCAAGGCAGCAATTAATTATCTACGGGCCTCCATCCCACTCCCATTTGAAttacacaacaaacaaaaaattaaaaaaaaaaagcccctCCATCGCATCCAATCGGAGCATTTCTTTCAACCCGACGTCgggaagaataaagaaaaagctaAACAGGACTCGATTGTATGGTtccacttttttaaaaatacattttcctgGCCATGGACGAACGGATttactatatatataaattcaTATATAAGGTTTCTTCCAGTAGAGTAGACCAGGCCTGTCACAACATGGCCTGGTATATCTAATATCgttgtattatttatttttttaatctcaAACTCTCTTTTTGCCTGGACAAACACGCCAcggataatattttttttctagactgctctctccccccccccccctaccgaATCCCGCGAAAAAATAGACGCTGGAAAAACAACACCGCATATGTATGGCCCCCCGTCCGCCATTATATTATTGGCCGCCACCGAGTTGTGTAATGTCTCATcggtttaaatattttttgtttcgattaaaattcacatttttttagttttctgttTGAAGGGCATCAAAGAGAAGGAGAACCTACGAAAGAAAATAGGGGAAACCCAACAAGACCCTCAtcaccgaaaaaaaataaaaggttagACAGAAATATTCGcccaagaagaaagagaaacgacGGCGGAACAAGTTGAAAGCCATCAGCGATTTCTCGTGAGTTTCCAGCAAAAGACGCAAGAccctgttgtgtgtgttttctgttttgtttgtgacgtaaatgttttgacattttttcacgtCACGGAAGTCGCCTATTAACGACGACCGAACggaatcaaaaaaattgagcTGCTCATTTACACACGGGGTTGATGTTTTGCGTTGTGCAATGGTCGCAGACTTGTGTCGCTATTGCCATTCCAGTGGCGACTCTGTCGTCCCATTACGTCAAAATTCTCGAGCCCTTTTTCCCCGTGTTTCGTGACGAGTTGCCTATAACGTAACAATTGCAACCGCCCAATGGCCTTTTTTAGCGCACTAAACATCTTTttaatattcttcttctttctttctttagttgtcgtcgtcgctggaaaatgaaatgagacgtggtggtggtggtggtggtggtggtggggggaagaagaagaagcggcggCGAATGCGGACAGAAGCAAAGAGAAGACGTGCAATTCGATTATGCAGATTCCCCCTTATTCGGTCCCGATTGCTTTTTCGGGGTGTATTTAGCGACTATCGCCATCCTATTTGGGCTCTCCCTCCCATCCATccatatgtgtgtgtacactcTATCGCCCGTCGCCATCTCCCCACAAAATAGAATCAAtcagatttcttcttcttcttctttcttgctcAATTAATCGCTGACGTTCGGCAACGACATTTCAGTGGTGCTGGGGGGAGACTGACTCTCTACATGTGACACGCTTCGTATATAATGTAGTCGCTACGTGCGTAGGCTGAATAAGTGCAGCCGGCgatatacttttttttccaacgaaatttttttcaaatttaaaaaaatatgaaaaaagattttggtttttgtttttaaaaaataaatcaaatgagaAAATGTTTAAGAACAAATTGACTTACCGGTCATGGAGGACGTTCCGGCCGAAGCGGCGGCGACGACGTCTTTGTGGACGTGCTTCATGTGTTCCATGAGTGCCTCGTTGCCGAGGAAGAGCTTGTGACACAAGGAACAGCAGGTCGTGTTGGGTCCGCCAATCAGGGCCGCGTGCTGTCCAACATCAAACGGTGGCGAATAACGAACGAAAcgaatcaaataagaaaaaaacgaaatgaatgaatgaacgaATAGATACCAACTAGTATGAATATTAGACTCTAATAGAGTTCGAAAAAAGACATTccgtataaaaagaagaagagaaaagtttgaattcgttttgaattttccctccgtcgtcaataaaaaaaggatgagCTCTACATAGTATAATCAaactagaaattttaaaaataaaagacgagcGAACAACAGTAGGTAGGCCTATGGGAATGGATAGgcggaaaaagaaggaaacaaaaaatggtaCACACCCCCACACAATagggggagagaaagaaaaaaaaagaaggtttgGATTTTAGGCCTATGAGCGAGCGGCGTCGGTCGGCGTCGCTTCCCAACCCTCATTTTTTGTTGGCTGgaattaacaattttttttttcttcttccctccaTATGGGTGGCGAgggagtttaaaaaaataaaaaaaattgatttattgCATTTCCCCCCTCCTTGTGCCCACGTCCGGATGcgggggccagcagcagcccaggcaGAGAGTGGAAAAAGAAGTGGGggggaagagaagagaaaaaatgggagGGAACAATAACAGCAGGCAGGGCTGATGACGTCGGGGTCgaataggaaaaaaatgtttggccaagagagaggggggaatgaaaaagggaaataaaaaaaaggaagtctctttctctctcatcatAAAAATTAAGTCCGCCATTGCTGGCGGTGGTGGGGAGGAGGGTGGAGCGTTCCGCTTCCGCTCTCTCCCCATATCCTGGGCGCCATTggccccccctctctctcgctctccttCAGCCGCCCGTGTGTTACATCTAGATGTGTTTGATGCATGATAAAAActcctcccattttttttctcccatcccacccaccatcaccaccccccgaaagagaaaaagaaaataaactttttcacTCCCCTCCACCCAGCAGTTAGTTGACTGATGATTTTCTGTGCATTTCATTTCTCTGATTCTCTCTCTACTCTACAGACTTGGCGCCGCGACGGAAAAGAATATTATCGTAACGAAATAAAAGGggcttacacacacacacagagagagccaagctcaaaagaaggaaaagacgaCAAAAATCAATGTTGCCGACGACGTCGTAGACGTCGACTACTTTTCCGTTTCTCTCCATACGACGTATACGACTACTACAATGTCTAAAAAActcactacacacacacagacacacaaaagtCGAAACTcgtggaaaaacaaaagaagggcGAGCGTCGGAAAAATAGCCGCAATACTCTAAATTACTAATTCaaaactacttttttttttaaattttctaccaaatttttctaattgggTGTGAAAAAACAACCAATTGCGACTCGAACGTCGACCGGGATCTTACTTGGTCCAGCGGAGAATTATTGGAACCGcaaggattttttttcgacTGTCATGGCGCAGGGGGTTGGGGTGGAGTGGAGGAGGGACAGGACACACATAAGGACAAGAcataaaatggtttaaaaaattaaattaaattgatgGATAGACAAACACGAAGCCGGACAAATCACAAGATGCGCGCCACATTTATAAACAAATGGTTGTGCAAAATGatatcatatttttatttgaatttaattttgttgggGGTTAATTTGGTTACCTTGGCCGTGTGGGTGCGGAGTGAGGACTCGGTGGCGAATCCTTTGCCGCAGATGGCGCACTGAAACGGCCGGTTCTTGGCACGTTCCAGCTGGGCGTCGTGATTGCGGAGGTGCTGCTGCAAATTCGACAGCTGGATAAAGGCTCGTCCGCATTCCGGCACATGACAACGATACGGTCGTtcacctaaaaataaaaaccaaaaatcgacaaaagaaaaagaaaatgaaaatgatgaaagattCATGAATGAAGCACATCATTTATTCGAGACGCCCGGCTTggcagcttcttctttttgatttcatctAGCAGAGTCCGCCATCATCAAATGCAGATGATGGGAACTTCGGCACCCGGTTTTGATCCGCCGCCCGGATGGaaccaaaaatagaaaagaaaagaaatcggaaACAAATGTTTCAAGAAAAGTGTGAGTTttcaactctctctcttctcctggCCAAACttggttgaagaagaaaactcgtcgtcttttctttttggattcaacttttcttggaaaaacaaaacaaaatttctttgtctatttctctctcagaatttgaaacaaatcaaaaataatcgGGGAGGAGACCCGATATTatctaaaacatttttccccatttctcCCTCCCTACCCTGAAAGTCTGTCACACATATGACGGCGACGTCCAGCGCATACTAATGAGAGCCACTTgggtctgtctgtctgtctctctCCCTCGGCAGTGCGTTAATTACAAAAAGCCCCGCGacgatgtacacacacacacacagagtcgaGATGGGGCTCCCAAGTTTTATTTCTCGACAACACAATGGCAaaggggagaaagagaaaaacgtgagtctctcttttatttttgtatctaCCAAGGGGCTGTGCTCCtcctccttgtgtgtgtgtctctgtgtgtgtgatatGCATATTTTTCAGAAAGGGAGGTACTATTGAGAGTTTgagacttttctctctcccctctcgGCGCGctattttttatgatttcgtttcatttttgtcTTTCGTCAAATCCCATCAGGACGCGGTTCGTGCGTgccttttgattctttttctcaaCCTTGGTTCCCTCagactcttttttatttattagctccgcggaataaaaagaaaccccCCCTCGGtccttaatctttttttttgttctttctccCGAATATATCTTTTCTCATTCGCCCTGCGGCGTAATATGCGCATCATGAATTTCAAATCTAGagcgcttttctttttttagtgagaaaaatctttttatcTCTCTCATGTAGTTCAATTAAATGACACGGAGAGCCAATCAAGCGCCATGACTTTGTGGTTttattcccccttttttttttttttgtttcgctctCGTTTTAAACGCGTGTGAGATGGCAAACGGTCGAGCTGGGGTGGGGTGAAAAGTTgcaccttttatttttcaacccaaaaaaagggaTAAAGAATTGAATCGTAATTGGCATCGCGCCTCTGATGGCAATCGCTCAAAGAAATTCGTGATGgcctgtctttttttcttttctattaacaAAATGGCGGCCGGGATGGAAATGGAGGGGAGGACGTGTCGATTGTAGCGCAGGGAATTCGAATGACGCGgcacaatttttcttttcgtagACAGAAATAAGCAACGGGCTCATCTGCATATCGTCCATCGATGAGAccttattcccccccccccctttttttttaaatttcaaatttagaaGCCGATCCACCACACCAAACTTATTCACACGGTCATCGGAGCAATCGGAGAATTTCTATTCCGGACGGCCGtctggcacacacacacacacaacgggaTCCATCGAAACGTACAAGGGttcaaaaaagacacaatCCGGTGGTGCTCCCCATTCTTTTAGATtggaaagagaagagaagagaatgaTGGAACATACTATAAAAATCCTGGGCGAGGGGAATTGATTGAATTGGAAAGAATAGCGACAATGTTTCACAGTTGGGCCCGCT
It includes:
- the LOC124342568 gene encoding zinc finger protein rotund-like isoform X2, which codes for MGVFTRTPFLPYPASWCTRLFYGWRTCGWIPGRSTQAESVWTKYMWAGSTANEAGQLVGVRATSHAGFGLGDSSAATSYPASSAGAAATGTGQTTAAAASASSNPASIVLPRPPSLPPPAPPAPAMPYPWDHHHLRHHEEVAKAALVWSPAPEAAHAHVSKPSPNSGTAGTPPTPAQTPVGVGGAAGSTGGHQQQQQQQQLQQQQQQQLNNNHHSAAPNHPHHHHHHAHNHHHAHHPHGPSGSSSSALANNNNNNPPAPSQPQAGLMHWMSVMAEHMTSANPHHHDVHYMWNGVESKMSSSDQSNSTGSSMHQKGGSLDQDGRMEVPLSHGGPPVVVGQLGSSGHLYGVAVGPRSTTSASTSSSSSQSPPIVPIISSGSTSGGKMGGSTSNGGGGRKYQCKMCPQIFMAKSAMQMHARDAHRSETKPHQCQQCLKSFSSNHQLVQHIRVHTGEKPYRCSYCDRRFKQLSHVQQHTRLHTGERPYRCHVPECGRAFIQLSNLQQHLRNHDAQLERAKNRPFQCAICGKGFATESSLRTHTAKHAALIGGPNTTCCSLCHKLFLGNEALMEHMKHVHKDVVAAASAGTSSMTGEGSGATSESSAGSSLLMPHQHSLLPSLAHHVQQQQQQQQSAAAAASVSSLLASQQHQHQQQQSNAQQQQQQISSNNSLASSLSGLGVASDVINGLGSLTGGVGGGWAVSAPPPSAVKRRAPTHACPVCGKHYVNEGSLRKHLAAHPETAHITSALRMWPCSICPAVFPHETGLLTHMEQMRMEPKHQFAAQYMLSRAAAERRFRDRGDSPGPGPSAGGPTSHHSDADSGHGPGGAIETASAGPGASPATAAAVAAAAAPSPATAPPSSHGGVMNNNNNRLTSPSSSLGRTGTGSAMGLGSQSVGFGQGAAMTVQQLNDAMQQQQQGANGNNGPVDMEQDDSSSAALTAEEAAVARRLQAAGVEAVLRLAAASASGAHGHGGGIHHSSSSVGYTDSRLEQAIRLHQALGFALPGQPHPALHLHQQQIQFQQQQQQQQQQQQQQQQQQQHHQQQQHHQQQSLQQQQQQQSQHHLVGQHLSSQAAYHQHQQASQHHLQQQQQHQQTPH
- the LOC124342568 gene encoding zinc finger protein rotund-like isoform X1, translated to MGVFTRTPFLPYPASWCTRLFYGWRTCGWIPGRSTQAESVWTKYMWAGSTANEAGQLVGVRATSHAGFGLGDSSAATSYPASSAGAAATGTGQTTAAAASASSNPASIVLPRPPSLPPPAPPAPAMPYPWDHHHLRHHEEVAKAALVWSPAPEAAHAHVSKPSPNSGTAGTPPTPAQTPVGVGGAAGSTGGHQQQQQQQQLQQQQQQQLNNNHHSAAPNHPHHHHHHAHNHHHAHHPHGPSGSSSSALANNNNNNPPAPSQPQAGLMHWMSVMAEHMTSANPHHHDVHYMWNGVESKMSSSDQSNSTGSSMHQKGGSLDQDGRMEVPLSHGGPPVVVGQLGSSGHLYGVAVGPRSTTSASTSSSSSQSPPIVPIISSGSTSGGKMGGSTSNGGGGRKYQCKMCPQIFMAKSAMQMHARDAHRSETKPHQCQQCLKSFSSNHQLVQHIRVHTGEKPYRCSYCDRRFKQLSHVQQHTRLHTGERPYRCHVPECGRAFIQLSNLQQHLRNHDAQLERAKNRPFQCAICGKGFATESSLRTHTAKSKKNPCGSNNSPLDQHAALIGGPNTTCCSLCHKLFLGNEALMEHMKHVHKDVVAAASAGTSSMTGEGSGATSESSAGSSLLMPHQHSLLPSLAHHVQQQQQQQQSAAAAASVSSLLASQQHQHQQQQSNAQQQQQQISSNNSLASSLSGLGVASDVINGLGSLTGGVGGGWAVSAPPPSAVKRRAPTHACPVCGKHYVNEGSLRKHLAAHPETAHITSALRMWPCSICPAVFPHETGLLTHMEQMRMEPKHQFAAQYMLSRAAAERRFRDRGDSPGPGPSAGGPTSHHSDADSGHGPGGAIETASAGPGASPATAAAVAAAAAPSPATAPPSSHGGVMNNNNNRLTSPSSSLGRTGTGSAMGLGSQSVGFGQGAAMTVQQLNDAMQQQQQGANGNNGPVDMEQDDSSSAALTAEEAAVARRLQAAGVEAVLRLAAASASGAHGHGGGIHHSSSSVGYTDSRLEQAIRLHQALGFALPGQPHPALHLHQQQIQFQQQQQQQQQQQQQQQQQQQHHQQQQHHQQQSLQQQQQQQSQHHLVGQHLSSQAAYHQHQQASQHHLQQQQQHQQTPH